One stretch of Actinacidiphila sp. DG2A-62 DNA includes these proteins:
- a CDS encoding class F sortase: MPASSADDATRRSRGTLALVTVLLVGAWLVHDGERSTAPPQPGPGPSAAAADGTAAGGTTGTGTTGAGTARAAPPLPRSTPVRVRIPAVSVDAPLVRLSLDAAGVLQPPPADRPAEAGWFAGGVTPGERGTAVLAGHVDTRSGPAVFYGLGALRGGQSVRVDRADGGAAVFTVDAVRVFAKDAFPSREVYGAADRPELRLITCGGDYSARTGYTGNVVVFAHLTGAAPAAGHESPAERGTPRTPGG; the protein is encoded by the coding sequence ATGCCCGCCTCCTCCGCCGACGACGCGACCCGCAGGTCCCGCGGCACGCTCGCGCTGGTGACCGTGCTGCTCGTCGGGGCATGGCTGGTCCACGACGGAGAGCGCTCCACCGCGCCGCCGCAGCCCGGCCCGGGCCCCTCCGCGGCGGCGGCCGACGGGACCGCGGCCGGCGGGACCACCGGGACCGGGACCACCGGGGCCGGGACCGCGAGGGCCGCCCCGCCGCTGCCGCGCTCGACGCCGGTGCGGGTGCGCATCCCCGCGGTCTCGGTGGACGCGCCGCTGGTGCGGCTGTCGCTGGACGCCGCCGGAGTCCTCCAGCCGCCGCCCGCGGACCGGCCCGCGGAGGCCGGCTGGTTCGCCGGCGGCGTCACCCCCGGGGAGCGCGGCACCGCGGTCCTGGCCGGCCATGTCGACACCAGGAGCGGCCCCGCCGTCTTCTACGGCCTCGGCGCCCTGCGCGGGGGCCAGAGCGTGCGGGTGGACCGGGCGGACGGCGGTGCCGCCGTCTTCACGGTGGACGCCGTGCGCGTCTTCGCCAAGGACGCCTTCCCCTCCCGCGAGGTCTACGGCGCGGCCGACCGCCCCGAGCTGCGGCTGATCACCTGCGGCGGCGACTACAGCGCCCGCACCGGCTACACCGGGAACGTCGTGGTCTTCGCCCACCTCACCGGCGCCGCGCCGGCCGCCGGGCACGAGTCCCCGGCCGAGCGGGGGACTCCGCGCACGCCTGGTGGATAA